A genomic window from Carassius auratus strain Wakin chromosome 19, ASM336829v1, whole genome shotgun sequence includes:
- the nr0b2b gene encoding nuclear receptor subfamily 0, group B, member 2b — protein sequence MRHPRGLLFSILNRECDGYPDTRGCHCQRLVCLRNPETTCRVAFGVLMRTIHFMKSLPSFRKLALRDRLVLVEKRWVALFLLGLAQEHVTFEVRVVPAASILRNILMSGRQKPDERRPTLGGVHRLKTFLNTVWSLDLSLGEYAGLKSAVLFSPDAAGPRSSEEMAGLLQTCPTDQRSLTHLLFTASALQTEAQSLVTELFFRPIAGQMDLHKLLHEMIVKQ from the exons ATGAGACATCCTCGAGGGCTTCTCTTCAGCATCCTGAACCGTGAATGTGACGGTTACCCAGACACACGCGGCTGTCACTGTCAGCGTCTGGTGTGCTTGAGAAACCCAGAGACCACCTGCCGCGTGGCCTTCGGGGTCCTGATGAGAACCATTCACTTCATGAAGAGCTTACCCTCCTTCCGAAAGCTGGCGCTCAGGGACCGGCTCGTGCTTGTTGAGAAGCGCTGGGTGGCTCTCTTCCTCCTGGGTCTCGCTCAGGAGCACGTCACTTTCGAGGTGAGGGTGGTCCCTGCGGCCAGCATCCTTAGAAACATACTGATGAGCGGCCGGCAGAAACCAGACGAGCGCCGGCCCACCCTGGGAGGAGTGCACAGGCTCAAGACGTTCCTCAACACCGTCTGGAGTCTGGATCTGAGTCTCGGAGAGTATGCTGGACTCAAAAGTGCAGTGCTGTTCAGTCCAG ATGCTGCTGGACCGAGGAGCTCAGAAGAGATGGCAGGACTGTTACAGACGTGTCCCACAGATCAGCGCTCACTCACCCACCTGCTCTTCACGGCCAGCGCTCTACAGACGGAGGCCCAAAGCCTGGTGACAGAGCTGTTCTTCAGACCCATCGCTGGCCAGATGGATCTCCACAAACTCCTGCATGAGATGATTGTCAAACAGTGA